The DNA region ATACTAAATTCTCCTTCTTTCCCCTCTATAATTTTTACTTTAAAATCTCCTTCTACTACTCTTTCAGAAGCTTTTGATATAACACTTATTTTTTTAAATATATATTTATATTCTCTTATTATTATAATAAATGTAAATATAAAAAGTAATAATATAGTAGACAAATTAATTTTTGTAAAAATTTCATGCATGTCCTTTATAATAGGCATATTTTCTAAAGGAGTTTTTACACTATAGCCATAGCTTTCCAATAGTTTTTCCCCTTTAACATACATGTCTTTAGATACCCCCTGAGTATAATATTTTACTAAATCTTCTTCCAAATCAGGATGTTTTTGAAGTACTACACCTACCACTGCAGCATTTTGACTTACTATTTTGTTTGAAAAATCTCTTACCTTATTTACAGTATAAAAATATGCTCCTATACAAAATATTATATTTAATATAATAAGCATTGTAGTTATTCTCTTAACTTCATAATTCCTATAGAATCCATTCATAAATAATCTGCTACTCAAAACATGGTCAAATGTATCCATATTGAGATTCTTACTGCTTCAACGTACTCTGTCTTGCCTAAGCTACTACAGTTTGTATAGCACTCCACAGTCGTTAATTCCCCAAATAGCCTTGGGTACATATATAAGTGCTTGTTTAATTAAGCTATCTTATATTCTTTAGCATTGGCTAAATTTATTGAAGCATTTAAATCTCTATCAATAGAAAGCCCACAACTGCATTTGTAAACTCTATCAGATAGTTTTAAATCTTTCTTATATGCTCCACAACAGCTACACACTTTACTACTTGGATAGAATCTATCAACTATTCTTATCTCAATGCCATTTTGTTTAGCTTTTGAAATAAGTTTAATTCTAAATTCATAAAACTTTTGCCCAGCAACCGCTTTAGCTAAATGTCTATTCTTCATCATTCCACTTACATTTAAATCTTCAATAGTTATAAAACTTGGTTTTTGTTTTATTAACTCATTTACTGTTTTATTTATGTAATCAGTTCTTATATTTGTAAGTCTTTGATGAAGTTTTTGTACCTTGACTATTTGTTTTTGGATATTTTGACGAGTAGCTTCTCCTTTCTCTTTTTTATTTCTTAATTTTAAACTTTCATATTTCCTTGAAAGTTTTCTTTGCTCACGTTTTAGTTTCTTCTCTGCTTTTTTAACTGTTTTAGTTTTGTTAACATTCTTTTTAGTTAAGCCATTATTACAAATTGCAAAATCTTTTAGTCCAAGGTCTACGCCTATTCCTTCTGAATAAGGTTTATTATCTACTTTAATAGCTTCTTCAACTAAAATTGAAACAAAATATCTATCTGCTTTTTGACTTACTGTACCACTTTTAACTATGGAGTTAACTGGAATGTATCCAAATTCTTTTAATCTAATCCAACCTAAAGTTGGTACTTTAACTCTATGTCTTTCAATAGTCCAATCTGTTTTATTGTTCTTTGGAAAGTAAGCTTTAACATCTTGATTTTTCTTTTTCTTAAATTTAGGNNNNNNNNNNNNNNNNNNNNNNNNNNNNNNNNNNNNNNNNNNNNNNNNNNNNNNNNNNNNNNNNNNNNNNNNNNNNNNNNNNNNNNNNNNNNNNNNNNNNNNN from Haloimpatiens massiliensis includes:
- a CDS encoding RNA-guided endonuclease InsQ/TnpB family protein: PKFKKKKNQDVKAYFPKNNKTDWTIERHRVKVPTLGWIRLKEFGYIPVNSIVKSGTVSQKADRYFVSILVEEAIKVDNKPYSEGIGVDLGLKDFAICNNGLTKKNVNKTKTVKKAEKKLKREQRKLSRKYESLKLRNKKEKGEATRQNIQKQIVKVQKLHQRLTNIRTDYINKTVNELIKQKPSFITIEDLNVSGMMKNRHLAKAVAGQKFYEFRIKLISKAKQNGIEIRIVDRFYPSSKVCSCCGAYKKDLKLSDRVYKCSCGLSIDRDLNASINLANAKEYKIA